One Leishmania major strain Friedlin complete genome, chromosome 29 DNA segment encodes these proteins:
- a CDS encoding conserved hypothetical protein (previous protein_id=AAZ09497.1) — MQTCISRHHTSKLTLVGTYVGSKVAKAVLMSAATGKLTPEIVGEALMSSSTIRGHVQREAVRLLVVRISMRAPQQLQWLLNLIGDCAGSLSATDALSSLAKRSLFYQVTSFGLHGSAASAITTAALQIGMTTCTLLTSNAALWRDQDNRMSLRQYRYELLTSLYTSVGTVAGGAAGAAAGSMIMPGIGTAFGSVLCSVGGGYVPGYLRDKKGPDDRRRQQATALRRFTPLRMHDTPDGAVFMSMEQLAETPPIAPASAATQVSEAPKTLQELQNTGDTGAREGGAAKATKVDSENGDAEVGDEPVWLDFVRTETPATISLTESSADTKASVDGEDGSQAPLMRSCLRFSPSLAVLSKKGSFHCDCSSGMQSGGTSFQEADAVSADAATITSLSSAPSSFCDAVDAETATTAAERFEGRAKCVTASTAEELQRELEKCGGDSDVLFLFA, encoded by the coding sequence ATGCAGACATGCATCTCTCGTCATCACACGTCAAAGCTCACACTGGTAGGCACATATGTGGGCTCGAAAGTGGCCAAGGCCGTGCTGATGTCCGCCGCGACCGGGAAGCTGACGCCGGAGATCGTGGGCGAGGCGCTCATGTCTTCGTCGACGATTCGCGGACACGTGCAGcgagaggcggtgcggctaCTCGTCGTTCGCATCTCCatgcgcgcgccgcagcagctgcaatGGCTTCTAAACCTCATCGGCGACTGCGCCGGAAGCCTCTCTGCCACCGATGCGTTGAGCTCTCTGGCGAAGCGATCCCTCTTCTATCAAGTGACCTCGTTTGGTCTGCACGgctcggccgcctcggcaATAACAACGGCCGCGCTACAGATCGGCATGACCACCTGCACCCTTCTCACCAGCAACGCCGCCTTATGGCGTGACCAGGATAACCGCATGTCGCTTCGACAATACCGCTACGAGCTGCTCACTTCTCTGTACACAAGCGTCGGCACCGttgccggcggcgcagcaggagcggcggcgggatCAATGATAATGCCAGGTATTGGGACTGCGTTTGGATCTGTGCTTTGCTCCGTTGGCGGAGGCTACGTGCCGGGTTATCTGCGAGACAAGAAGGGCCCGGAcgaccgtcgccgccagcaggcGACGGCGCTTCGCCGCTTCACCCCACTGCGGATGCACGATACGCCGGACGGCGCCGTGTTCATGTCCATGGAGCAGCTCGCCGAGACGCCGCCCATCGCTCCAGCATCGGCAGCCACACAGGTGAGCGAAGCGCCAAAGACGTTGCAAGAGCTGCAGAATACCGGTGATACCGGCGCGAGAGAAGGTGGCGCGGCGAAGGCCACGAAAGTGGATTCTGAAAATGGCGACGCAGAGGTGGGCGACGAGCCGGTATGGCTAGACTTTGTCCGCACCGAGACGCCTGCTACCATCTCGCTGACGGAGTCGTCCGCGGACACTAAGGCGAGCGTTGAtggcgaggacggcagcCAAGCACCGCTCATGCGCAGCTGCCTGCGGTTTAGCCCGTCGCTGGCGGTGCTTTCGAAGAAGGGGAGCTTTCACTGTGATTGTAGCAGTGGGATGCAGTCAGGCGGAACCTCGTTCCAGGAAGCCGATGCCGTCAGtgccgacgctgccacgatcacctctctctcctccgctccTTCTTCGTTCTGCGACGCAGTCGATGCAGAGACCGCAACGACAGCTGCAGAGCGTTTTGAGGGCCGCGCGAAGTGCGTGACAGCATCAACAGCGGAGGAGCTCCAGCGGGAGCTGGAGAAGTGTGGCGGGGACAGCGATGTACTGTTTTTGTTTGCGTAa
- a CDS encoding conserved hypothetical protein (previous protein_id=AAZ09498.1), translating into MGNRVGDEARQRNSVAVHRIFDRNADQRARTAAQLHRDHGECATVRAASDRYDGCESTGPSLRVSSTSAAALVGTVGRDDRGVRPAWCDPRCGRLLSRSSLDVPLHVSNQMKPAEHTGALPPSHQQPLLAGTALAQQPTGAVPPEDMNGASRSCFLFEVQKAQHARGIDTSLADAALTPCEARKAQLRAYHHQQAVLRYERTIPRRRVVDPYVHLTGAQADVCLVAPNTYTADRLVERNGGRWVLDNPHRQQLYKGEPIMTRIMQGEFYSEGAARRAAGVPRHCVLAKNRRDVRVASEINRAERQRRQSPSRHCVCSK; encoded by the coding sequence ATGGGCAaccgcgtcggcgacgaggcTCGCCAGCGCAACAGCGTCGCTGTACACAGGATCTTCGACAGAAACGCCGATCAGCGTGCCCGCACCGCAGCCCAGCTCCACCGCGACCACGGTGAGTGCGCCACCGTGCGGGCGGCGAGCGATCGCTACGACGGGTGCGAGTCTACGGGACCGTCGCTTCGTGTGTCCTCTacctctgcagcagcgctggtaGGCACCGTCGGCAGGGACGACAGGGGCGTACGACCGGCGTGGTGCGATCCCCGCTGTGGCAgacttctctctcgctcctcgCTTGATGTACCCTTGCACGTCAGCAACCAGATGAAGCCGGCCGAGCACACCGGCGCCCTGCCTCCTTCGCATCAACAGCCCCTGCTGgccggcacggcgctggcgcagcagccaacGGGTGCAGTGCCACCGGAGGACATGAATGGTGCCAGTCGCTCATGCTTCCTCTTCGAGGTCCAAAAAGCTCAGCACGCTCGCGGCATTGACACATCGCTAGCGGACGCGGCGCTGACACCCTGCGAGGCGAGGAAAGCACAGCTGAGGGCGTATCATCACCAGCAGGCCGTGCTGCGCTACGAGCGAACGATTCCACGTCGGCGTGTGGTTGATCCGTACGTGCATCTCACCGGCGCGCAGGCGGATGTGTGCTTGGTGGCGCCGAACACGTACACAGCGGATCGACTCGTAGAACGCAACGGCGGACGATGGGTGCTCGACAATccgcaccgccagcagcttTACAAAGGTGAGCCGATCATGACGCGCATCATGCAGGGCGAGTTCTACAGCGAgggcgcggcgcgccgcgctgcaggagtGCCGCGCCATTGCGTGTTGGCAAAAAACCGCCgcgatgtgcgtgtggcgaGTGAGATAAACCGGGcagaacggcagcggcgtcagtCACCCTCGCGCCACTGCGTCTGCTCCAAGTAG
- a CDS encoding conserved hypothetical protein (previous protein_id=AAZ09499.1), translated as MFSRGVNEDVLKSEGHNVPRPMTEVEQANAEPYKMRFWYNFVDPQHKNHKRPLVDVSSPFNALDETHQARRYGVQKVAVGFLSLNEFIGTHEEVPYTESHHTSEIFRLWMVGLNVWYMNYFIARAQVSGNATGNPRTKFAWTIAMMLGMIRVNIAGLIGVGGYFYSYEYLYTHGPKPFRIRDPTPNGWKRAWDDGQECYLPRAAASVFPALGYAFFMGRWKKSGFWFTITLCAGIYYEYARRNILSGSRLFYSYLANQDSQRQAAWGSLAPNLKHLVDPDTNRNESVAQFKYFRITSGTLQDTVWSNCTHETQPLARSGIKIPNPYFNWRKAPQNYNAKPWKVKNDMWEMPQVLNAQMRSSAMD; from the coding sequence ATGTTCTCGAGAGGCGTGAACGAGGATGTGCTCAAGTCCGAGGGGCACAACGTGCCGAGGCCGATGACGGAGGTAGAGCAGGCCAACGCGGAGCCGTACAAGATGCGATTCTGGTACAACTTCGTGGACCCGCAGCATAAGAACCACAAGCGGCCTCTGGTGGATGTGTCGTCGCCGTTCAACGCGCTCGATGAGACGCACCAGGCCCGCCGCTATGGTGTGCAGAAGGTAGCTGTGGGCTTCTTATCGCTCAACGAGTTTATTGGCACTCATGAGGAGGTGCCCTACACAGAGAGCCACCACACCAGCGAAATCTTCCGGCTTTGGATGGTGGGGCTGAATGTGTGGTACATGAACTACTTCATAGCACGTGCGCAGGTGTCTGGCAACGCAACCGGCAACCCGCGCACCAAATTTGCCTGGACGATAGCGATGATGTTAGGCATGATCCGCGTGAACATTGCCGGCCTCATCGGTGTTGGCGGCTACTTCTACTCTTACGAGTACCTCTACACCCACGGCCCGAAGCCGTTCCGCATCCGCGACCCGACTCCCAACGGGTGGAAGCGAGCCTGGGATGACGGTCAGGAGTGCTACTtgccgcgcgcagctgcgagcGTGTTCCCGGCGCTCGGGTACGCCTTCTTCATGGGTCGCTGGAAGAAGTCTGGGTTCTGGTTCACGATCACGCTCTGCGCCGGTATCTATTACGAGTATGCCCGCCGCAATATTCTGTCAGGCTCTCGGCTCTTCTACAGCTACCTGGCCAACCAGGACTCCCAGCGTCAGGCAGCCTGGGGCTCGCTGGCGCCGAACTTGAAGCACCTCGTGGACCCGGACACAAACCGCAACGAGAGTGTCGCGCAGTTCAAGTACTTTCGCATCACCTCTGGCACCCTGCAGGACACGGTCTGGAGCAACTGCACGCACGAGACCCAGCCCCTCgcccgcagcggcatcaAGATCCCGAACCCGTACTTCAACTGGCGCAAGGCACCGCAGAATTACAATGCAAAGCCGTGGAAGGTCAAGAACGATATGTGGGAGATGCCACAGGTCCTCAACGCGcagatgcgcagcagcgcgatgGATTAG